The following proteins are encoded in a genomic region of Gemmatimonadaceae bacterium:
- the nadD gene encoding nicotinate (nicotinamide) nucleotide adenylyltransferase → MRIGLFGGSFDPPHIGHWLVAVDAFERLGLDRLDFIPAASQPLKDGGHAAAAAQRVAMLEAMVAADPRFTVNPVEIERGGLSFTVDTVLDYHAARAGDSLFLLLGADAAAGLARWKEPERLLGLVQLVVLARGTEPFVPVGHGRDALVLATRRVDVSSTEVRRRASEGRSLRGFVLDAVAEQIRDLALYR, encoded by the coding sequence GTGCGGATCGGCCTTTTCGGCGGGAGCTTCGATCCGCCGCACATCGGCCACTGGCTGGTGGCGGTGGACGCCTTCGAGCGTCTGGGGCTTGACCGGCTGGACTTCATTCCGGCGGCCAGCCAGCCGCTGAAGGACGGGGGCCACGCCGCGGCGGCGGCACAGCGCGTCGCGATGCTGGAGGCGATGGTCGCGGCGGACCCGCGGTTCACCGTGAATCCGGTCGAAATCGAGCGCGGGGGATTATCCTTCACGGTTGATACGGTGCTGGACTACCACGCCGCCCGCGCGGGGGATTCGCTGTTTCTCCTGCTGGGCGCGGATGCGGCGGCCGGGTTGGCGCGGTGGAAGGAGCCGGAGCGGCTGCTGGGCCTGGTGCAGCTGGTCGTGCTGGCCCGCGGCACCGAGCCGTTTGTTCCTGTGGGTCACGGGCGCGATGCGCTCGTGCTGGCGACGCGCCGGGTGGACGTGAGTTCCACCGAGGTGCGTCGCCGCGCGAGCGAGGGGCGCTCATTGCGAGGGTTCGTCCTGGACGCCGTGGCGGAACAGATCCGCGACCTGGCGCTGTACCGATAG
- the bamD gene encoding outer membrane protein assembly factor BamD encodes MTPAAPLCLVGALLFLSACRGGFRVDRFGADHAALYAAGARELQARHWGNAVSAFEKLSTDLPARDTLLPQVQFSLGRAHSGNSEHLLAAQAFNKVAENYPEDTLADDAMFETAREYQRLWRSPELDSQYGTTAQATFRTLLAVYPDSPRKKDAERELVNLEEMFATKEYLAGFYYFRRKAYDPAILYFKTVVNTYPGTSRSRDAYLRMVESYRAIQYKEEAAEACAAVLQRFASDPAVRSLCPPVAAKPDSAAVAAPVRKP; translated from the coding sequence GTGACGCCTGCTGCGCCGCTGTGCCTCGTCGGTGCGCTGCTGTTCCTGTCGGCGTGCCGCGGCGGGTTCCGGGTCGATCGCTTCGGGGCCGACCACGCCGCCCTGTACGCGGCCGGTGCCCGCGAGCTGCAGGCGCGCCATTGGGGCAACGCCGTCTCGGCGTTCGAGAAGCTCTCGACCGACCTCCCGGCGCGTGACACGCTGCTGCCCCAGGTGCAGTTCAGCCTCGGGCGGGCGCACAGCGGCAACTCCGAGCACCTGCTCGCCGCCCAGGCGTTCAACAAGGTGGCGGAGAACTACCCCGAGGACACCCTGGCCGACGACGCGATGTTCGAGACGGCCCGGGAGTACCAGCGGCTCTGGCGCTCGCCGGAACTCGACTCGCAGTACGGCACCACGGCGCAGGCGACCTTCCGCACCCTGCTCGCCGTCTATCCCGACTCGCCGCGCAAGAAGGACGCGGAACGGGAGCTGGTGAACCTCGAGGAGATGTTCGCGACGAAGGAGTACCTCGCCGGCTTCTACTATTTCCGGCGCAAGGCCTACGACCCGGCGATCCTGTACTTCAAGACGGTCGTGAACACCTATCCCGGCACGTCGCGCTCGCGCGACGCGTACCTGCGCATGGTGGAGTCGTACCGGGCGATCCAGTACAAGGAGGAGGCGGCTGAGGCGTGCGCGGCGGTGCTGCAGCGCTTTGCCTCCGATCCGGCCGTGCGGAGCCTCTGCCCGCCGGTGGCGGCGAAGCCGGATTCGGCGGCGGTCGCGGCGCCCGTGCGGAAGCCCTGA